The Micromonospora sp. Llam0 genome includes a window with the following:
- a CDS encoding class I SAM-dependent methyltransferase, which translates to MTRIAAALQDLRAVSLAAMATVLPSTDPGTAAEVVDRIGAAPRHAWLVRRWLVALTEAKLLRRDGDRYRWATVAAATADLADAYAELGFPPRMAAFHRTALTLLPELVRDEVTVQELLFADGDVVEALAAYQDNVITAELNERCGRLAREVCDAVSGPAQIVELGGGAGLTTAAMLRALDGTDVDYLFTDLSRILVSAARQRYADRPEMTFRQLDIDAAFEGQGLLPGSADIVVAGNVLHNAAERCRTLTEIHRLLGPGGSLLFTESIGDDPAVLTSMQFLLSPAQGTARTDEFFPGPDEWAAELIKVGFAAPAVTTSHFQALFHVRREEAAP; encoded by the coding sequence GTGACCCGGATCGCCGCCGCGCTGCAGGATCTGCGCGCCGTGAGCCTTGCGGCGATGGCGACCGTGCTGCCCTCGACAGACCCGGGCACCGCGGCGGAGGTGGTCGACCGTATCGGTGCGGCACCGCGGCACGCCTGGCTGGTCCGGCGCTGGCTGGTAGCGCTGACCGAGGCAAAACTGCTCCGGCGCGACGGCGACCGGTATCGATGGGCCACGGTCGCGGCCGCCACGGCCGACCTCGCCGACGCGTACGCGGAGCTTGGTTTTCCGCCGAGGATGGCCGCCTTCCACCGAACGGCGCTCACCCTGCTGCCCGAGCTGGTGCGCGACGAGGTCACCGTGCAGGAGTTGTTGTTCGCCGACGGGGACGTGGTGGAGGCGCTCGCCGCGTACCAGGACAATGTCATCACCGCCGAACTCAACGAGCGCTGCGGCCGGCTGGCTCGCGAGGTCTGCGATGCCGTCAGCGGGCCGGCGCAAATAGTCGAACTGGGCGGCGGTGCGGGACTGACCACGGCCGCGATGCTGCGTGCCCTCGACGGGACGGACGTCGACTACCTCTTCACCGACCTGTCCCGCATCCTTGTCTCCGCTGCCCGGCAACGGTACGCGGACCGGCCCGAGATGACATTTCGGCAGCTGGACATCGACGCCGCCTTCGAAGGGCAGGGACTGCTACCCGGATCGGCGGACATCGTCGTGGCCGGCAATGTCCTGCACAACGCGGCGGAGCGCTGCCGGACTCTCACCGAGATCCACCGCTTGCTCGGACCCGGCGGGTCGCTGCTGTTCACCGAGTCGATCGGCGACGACCCGGCGGTGCTGACCTCGATGCAGTTTCTGCTCTCCCCGGCCCAGGGAACCGCGCGCACCGACGAGTTCTTCCCTGGCCCCGACGAGTGGGCGGCCGAGCTGATCAAGGTTGGATTCGCGGCGCCCGCTGTCACCACGAGCCACTTCCAGGCGCTCTTCCACGTACGCCGCGAGGAGGCAGCTCCGTGA
- a CDS encoding class I SAM-dependent methyltransferase has protein sequence MTAPPLIVGPAAADAVRSGLIRLGDHPALTAAQSTWNGTQLLTASSTDTTATPGAGGALLARLALGAQVTAPAAEVLVAALAEPNARTAVLTPTVGVGGDVALTSWAAGTNVYCGHGDGPAVVVRELERCGATVAVVPLATLRALPDEPAALMADLSELQLLLYDAADGMLTDSQERAVRDTLGITPRGVLSGSASSEGAVIARLVRACTGVGDVRVDRGRDSWSVRVTPVRRHAHADPAGDAALAGSVQSAADKAISTMNAEAALDALRCLDRTALLSMLAALDRCGDTLADTPHKALVRRWHTVLAAQNLATPDSAALERAWRDTAQRWRVAVGGTGTIDYARRTCDRLPELLRGEVQAVHLLFPKGDATAAEALYRESITARYQHHGVAAAVAEIVRRRPGPVRVLEVGAGTGATTDAVLPELAGLPVDYLFTDVSRYFIDRARPVRGLSLGPVRDLRHGRS, from the coding sequence GTGACGGCACCACCGCTGATCGTCGGCCCGGCCGCCGCCGACGCCGTCCGGTCCGGCCTGATCCGCCTCGGCGACCACCCGGCGCTGACGGCCGCGCAGTCAACCTGGAACGGCACCCAGCTGCTCACCGCAAGCTCCACAGACACCACCGCCACCCCCGGCGCGGGCGGCGCGTTGCTGGCACGGCTGGCGCTGGGCGCGCAGGTTACCGCGCCGGCCGCCGAGGTGCTGGTGGCGGCCTTGGCGGAGCCGAATGCACGGACGGCGGTGTTGACGCCGACCGTCGGGGTCGGTGGGGACGTCGCCCTGACCAGTTGGGCGGCGGGGACGAACGTGTACTGCGGCCACGGCGATGGGCCCGCCGTTGTCGTACGCGAGCTCGAGCGCTGCGGCGCAACGGTCGCGGTGGTGCCACTGGCGACTCTGCGCGCCCTCCCGGACGAGCCGGCCGCCCTGATGGCCGACCTGTCCGAGCTTCAGCTGCTGCTCTATGACGCCGCCGACGGGATGCTCACCGACTCGCAGGAGCGGGCCGTTCGCGACACCCTGGGGATCACTCCTCGGGGTGTCCTGTCCGGGTCGGCCAGCAGTGAGGGAGCTGTCATCGCTCGGCTCGTGCGGGCCTGCACCGGCGTAGGTGACGTGCGCGTGGACCGCGGCCGCGACAGCTGGTCGGTACGGGTCACTCCGGTCCGTCGTCACGCGCATGCGGACCCGGCCGGTGACGCGGCACTGGCCGGCAGCGTGCAGTCAGCGGCGGACAAGGCCATCTCCACCATGAACGCCGAGGCAGCTCTGGACGCGCTTCGCTGCCTCGATCGAACCGCCCTGCTGTCCATGCTCGCCGCCCTGGACCGCTGTGGCGACACCTTGGCTGACACGCCACACAAAGCGCTCGTACGACGCTGGCACACTGTCCTCGCCGCTCAAAATCTTGCAACCCCCGACTCGGCCGCACTTGAGCGGGCCTGGCGGGACACCGCCCAGCGGTGGCGGGTCGCCGTCGGCGGCACCGGAACCATCGACTACGCCCGGCGCACCTGCGACCGGCTCCCGGAGTTGCTCCGCGGCGAGGTCCAGGCCGTGCACCTGTTGTTCCCCAAGGGCGACGCCACAGCGGCCGAGGCGCTCTACCGCGAGAGCATCACCGCCCGATACCAGCATCACGGCGTCGCCGCGGCGGTCGCCGAAATCGTCCGCCGCCGGCCCGGCCCGGTGCGAGTACTCGAGGTCGGCGCGGGCACCGGAGCGACCACCGACGCCGTGCTCCCCGAACTCGCCGGTCTGCCCGTGGACTATCTCTTCACCGACGTCTCCCGTTACTTCATTGACCGCGCGCGTCCGGTACGCGGCCTATCCCTGGGTCCGGTACGCGACCTTCGACATGGACGCTCCTGA
- a CDS encoding saccharopine dehydrogenase NADP-binding domain-containing protein — translation MIGILGGYGDVGRFATLALHTAGAGPLRVGGRRPEIGRRLLDGIDASFTAVDHADDDAVRRFVTGCDVVLNCAGPAHRIGTRILDEAVRGGAAYVDVSDLAAVDVTGTVVLAAGLRPGLTGLLPRWLARAEFATVRRMSCYFGLRDRFTEVAADDYVHASSGGGLHPLAAWRDGPRARVHTRRTDVEVPFFPEPAALLPYLDSEGESLASTLGLTAGDWFSVLCGPAVRAAFDRVHGLPRADAVAQLCRAARLDLVGREPFVLLLVEAHGEPGIRTGVFRGRSNAELTGLTAALATVAVARGNVPPGVHHAADVLDPHAVVEGLRDGPLEVTVFAGTVDSLGRVEGGVL, via the coding sequence GTGATCGGGATTCTCGGCGGATACGGGGACGTCGGACGCTTCGCGACCCTGGCGCTGCACACGGCCGGCGCGGGTCCGCTGCGCGTCGGCGGACGGCGGCCTGAGATCGGGCGGCGGCTGCTCGACGGGATCGATGCCTCGTTCACGGCGGTGGACCACGCCGACGATGACGCCGTACGCCGTTTCGTGACCGGCTGCGATGTGGTGCTCAACTGCGCCGGCCCGGCCCACCGGATCGGCACCAGAATCCTGGACGAGGCCGTACGCGGCGGTGCCGCCTACGTCGACGTCTCCGACCTCGCAGCCGTGGACGTTACGGGCACAGTGGTGCTGGCTGCGGGTTTGCGGCCCGGGCTCACCGGCTTGCTGCCGCGCTGGCTGGCCCGCGCCGAGTTCGCGACGGTACGGCGGATGAGCTGCTACTTCGGGCTGCGGGACCGGTTCACCGAGGTGGCCGCCGACGACTACGTGCACGCCTCGTCCGGCGGCGGTTTGCATCCGTTGGCGGCCTGGCGGGACGGGCCCCGGGCACGGGTGCACACCCGGCGTACCGACGTCGAGGTGCCGTTCTTTCCCGAACCGGCGGCGTTACTTCCCTATTTGGACAGCGAGGGTGAATCACTGGCCAGCACGCTCGGTCTCACCGCCGGAGACTGGTTCTCCGTGCTCTGCGGGCCGGCGGTGCGGGCCGCGTTCGACCGTGTCCACGGGTTGCCCCGAGCCGACGCCGTTGCCCAGTTGTGCCGCGCGGCCCGGCTCGACCTCGTCGGCAGGGAGCCCTTCGTGCTGTTGCTCGTCGAGGCCCACGGCGAGCCGGGCATCCGTACCGGGGTGTTCCGCGGCAGATCGAACGCGGAGCTCACCGGATTGACGGCGGCCCTGGCCACCGTGGCGGTCGCGCGCGGCAACGTGCCGCCGGGGGTGCATCACGCCGCGGATGTTCTCGACCCGCATGCCGTCGTCGAAGGACTGCGGGATGGCCCGCTGGAGGTGACGGTCTTCGCCGGAACCGTCGATTCGCTGGGTCGGGTCGAAGGTGGTGTGCTGTGA
- a CDS encoding methyltransferase domain-containing protein — translation MDAPEGQRPDSIDVIVAGGSLNAAADTDATIGHLVRLLSPGGWLVITEPTTEQHWVLASQAFMLAEPRNRRTGTFLSHEQWMDVLTEAGLRPVVDLPEPGHPLDPLGHRILVAQAKTDRMPLSPAAVAATVAPLPVDVTVHDHLPDNQRGTSECAE, via the coding sequence ATGGACGCTCCTGAGGGTCAACGGCCAGACTCGATCGATGTGATCGTCGCCGGTGGTTCCCTCAACGCGGCCGCCGACACCGACGCCACGATCGGCCATCTCGTCCGCCTGCTCAGCCCCGGGGGTTGGCTGGTGATCACGGAGCCCACCACCGAGCAGCACTGGGTGCTGGCCTCCCAGGCGTTCATGCTCGCCGAGCCCCGAAACCGGCGGACGGGAACATTTCTCAGCCATGAACAGTGGATGGACGTGCTGACCGAGGCCGGTCTCCGGCCGGTAGTTGACCTGCCCGAGCCAGGTCATCCGCTGGATCCCCTGGGCCATCGCATCCTCGTCGCCCAGGCTAAGACCGACCGGATGCCGCTGAGCCCGGCCGCCGTCGCCGCGACCGTCGCACCGCTGCCTGTGGACGTCACGGTGCACGACCACCTGCCCGACAATCAGAGAGGCACTTCGGAATGTGCGGAATAA